In one window of Polynucleobacter sp. AM-7D1 DNA:
- a CDS encoding glycosyltransferase family 41 protein: MNPYQVSELLSLAQYYFYNNNQAYSQSLLKIIIEAVPFHSQANEILAYIHDANSNYDESFRHLNIACSQVDCSGEALYSLGVAQLNKNLHSEAIGSFQKAIDKKGEFFEVLHDMGTTFAQLGNLNAALFWYKKCVGLKNDSHVLFFNMGRALDGLEKYDDALSYYDNAIQLQPQFFEAWFNKGVTLAFLKQYDKAIVCYDKAIILDSKNAEVWFNKGVSLNGLEASDEALSCYENAIRLQSQYFEAWFNKGVTLAFLRQYDKAIVCYDKAIELNPKYAEAWSNKAIALNDLKRHEEALRHYDKAIELNPKYAEAWSNKAIALNDLKRHEEALRHYDKAIELNSNLNFLCGDRLHTKMQICDWNNFEEDIDVCINKIESMQCAVQPFSLLALVDDPQLHKKCSEIFVNKYCLGVKGLVKDAKEPLRHPVIKIGYFSADFHNHATSHLMVELFEKHNHDDFEFYGFSFGPETDDEIRMRIRKSFKNFFSVNGLTDFQVASLSRDVGIDIAVDLKGFTRGSRPNIFSNRCAPIQVSYLGYPGTMGAKYIDYLVADKVLVLDCFQEFYSEKLIYMPCSYQVNDSQKKVSSKKFTRGEAGLPNDAFVFCCFNNSYKITPEIFSAWMKILLSVDGSVLWLLRDNHTASDNLRREAKKWGVLESRLIFAPKLPMDQHLARHQLADLFLDTFPYNAHTTASDALWVGLPVLTYIGKSFASRVSASLLHELQLDELVADTLEEYQNKAVQLAKDPKLLSKIEQKLKQNRHISNLFDADYFARHIESAYKKIYANYISDLKPENIEVQ, translated from the coding sequence ATGAATCCTTACCAGGTCAGTGAATTACTATCACTGGCGCAATATTATTTTTATAATAATAATCAAGCCTATTCGCAATCTCTTCTCAAAATAATTATTGAGGCAGTGCCATTTCACTCACAAGCCAATGAGATATTGGCCTATATTCATGATGCTAATTCAAATTATGACGAGTCATTTAGGCATCTCAATATAGCATGCAGTCAAGTTGATTGCTCAGGTGAGGCTCTATACTCGCTTGGTGTTGCTCAACTAAATAAAAATCTACACAGTGAGGCAATCGGGTCATTTCAAAAGGCGATTGATAAAAAGGGTGAATTTTTTGAGGTTCTTCATGATATGGGGACAACATTCGCCCAGTTAGGCAACTTAAATGCTGCACTTTTTTGGTATAAAAAATGTGTGGGACTCAAAAACGACTCCCATGTACTTTTTTTCAACATGGGTCGAGCTTTGGATGGCCTTGAGAAATATGATGACGCTCTAAGTTACTATGACAACGCTATCCAATTACAGCCACAATTTTTTGAGGCTTGGTTTAACAAAGGCGTAACCTTAGCGTTCTTGAAGCAATACGATAAAGCAATTGTTTGTTATGACAAAGCAATCATACTCGATTCTAAAAATGCTGAAGTCTGGTTTAACAAAGGCGTCTCTCTAAATGGTTTGGAAGCGAGCGATGAGGCTCTTAGTTGCTATGAAAATGCCATTCGGTTACAGTCGCAGTATTTCGAAGCCTGGTTTAACAAAGGCGTAACCTTAGCGTTCTTGAGGCAATACGATAAGGCAATTGTCTGTTATGACAAAGCAATTGAACTCAATCCTAAATATGCTGAAGCTTGGTCAAATAAGGCTATAGCCTTAAATGATCTTAAGCGTCACGAAGAGGCCTTAAGGCACTATGACAAAGCAATTGAACTCAATCCTAAATATGCTGAAGCTTGGTCAAATAAGGCTATAGCCTTAAATGATCTTAAGCGTCACGAAGAGGCCTTAAGGCACTATGACAAAGCAATTGAACTCAACTCTAACCTCAACTTTCTATGTGGGGATAGATTGCATACAAAAATGCAAATATGCGATTGGAATAATTTTGAAGAGGATATTGATGTTTGCATCAATAAAATAGAGTCAATGCAGTGTGCAGTCCAACCTTTTTCGCTTCTAGCTTTGGTGGATGACCCACAGCTCCATAAAAAGTGCTCTGAAATATTCGTCAATAAATATTGTTTAGGGGTAAAGGGGCTGGTAAAAGATGCCAAAGAGCCATTAAGGCATCCGGTCATAAAAATTGGATATTTTTCTGCAGACTTTCATAACCATGCAACCAGTCATCTTATGGTCGAGTTATTTGAAAAACACAATCACGACGATTTTGAATTTTATGGCTTTTCATTCGGCCCTGAAACTGATGATGAAATTCGAATGAGAATAAGAAAATCATTCAAAAACTTCTTCAGTGTTAATGGCTTAACTGATTTTCAAGTGGCTTCTCTTTCAAGGGATGTGGGAATAGATATCGCAGTAGACCTCAAGGGCTTTACTCGTGGTTCGCGACCAAATATATTTTCCAACAGGTGCGCACCCATACAGGTCAGTTATTTGGGTTATCCAGGCACTATGGGTGCTAAATATATTGATTACTTGGTTGCCGATAAAGTTTTAGTTCTGGATTGTTTTCAAGAATTTTATAGTGAAAAATTAATATACATGCCTTGTAGTTATCAGGTTAATGACTCACAAAAAAAAGTTTCTTCTAAAAAATTTACTAGGGGTGAGGCTGGCTTACCAAATGACGCTTTTGTGTTTTGTTGTTTTAATAATAGCTATAAGATCACCCCAGAAATTTTTTCTGCATGGATGAAAATTTTGCTTTCAGTTGATGGTAGCGTTCTTTGGTTGCTTCGAGATAACCATACTGCCTCTGATAATCTTAGGCGGGAGGCAAAAAAGTGGGGGGTTCTTGAAAGTCGGTTGATATTTGCCCCAAAACTTCCCATGGATCAACATCTAGCGCGGCACCAATTGGCAGATTTATTTCTGGACACATTTCCATACAACGCTCATACAACGGCCAGCGATGCTCTTTGGGTTGGGCTGCCGGTTCTTACTTATATTGGAAAATCTTTCGCAAGCCGAGTATCTGCTAGCTTATTACATGAACTGCAATTGGACGAATTGGTTGCGGATACGCTTGAGGAGTATCAGAATAAGGCTGTACAGTTAGCAAAAGACCCTAAGTTACTAAGTAAAATTGAGCAAAAACTAAAGCAAAATAGGCATATAAGTAATCTTTTTGATGCTGATTATTTTGCACGACACATCGAATCAGCGTATAAAAAAATTTATGCGAATTACATTTCAGATTTAAAACCTGAAAATATTGAAGTTCAATAG
- a CDS encoding histidine triad nucleotide-binding protein — protein sequence MPHDPNCLFCKISKGEIPSQKVYEDEEIYAFKDINPAAPVHFLIIPKKHIPMLESAEVADAPLLGRMMELAPRLAKEQGCRPGKDGGFRLVVNNGADGGQEVYHLHLHVMGGPRPWKK from the coding sequence ATGCCCCATGACCCAAATTGCCTGTTTTGTAAGATTTCCAAAGGTGAAATCCCATCCCAAAAGGTCTACGAGGATGAGGAGATTTATGCCTTTAAAGATATTAATCCTGCCGCGCCTGTCCATTTTTTGATAATTCCTAAAAAACATATCCCTATGCTGGAATCTGCAGAAGTGGCTGATGCGCCATTGCTAGGTAGAATGATGGAATTAGCGCCGCGTCTTGCCAAGGAACAAGGTTGCCGTCCTGGAAAAGATGGCGGCTTTAGATTGGTAGTGAATAATGGTGCAGATGGTGGTCAAGAGGTTTATCACTTGCATTTGCATGTGATGGGCGGTCCGCGCCCCTGGAAAAAATAG
- the petA gene encoding ubiquinol-cytochrome c reductase iron-sulfur subunit, giving the protein MSDKPCMDKDRRNWLIATSAVGGVGAATALYPFVNSFEPSERAKAAGAAVEIDIAGMQPDEMRMVEWRGKPVWVVRRTPEQVAELSKIDSELADPDSLRDPAQFTPPYAQNQWRSIKPEYLVVVGICTHLGCSPTAKFESGPQPSLPNTWPGGFLCPCHGSTFDMAGRVFKNKPAPDNMEVPPHMYLSDTKILVGEDKKA; this is encoded by the coding sequence ATGAGTGACAAGCCCTGTATGGACAAAGATCGCCGCAATTGGTTGATCGCTACTTCAGCGGTTGGCGGCGTTGGTGCAGCCACAGCCCTTTACCCTTTTGTTAATAGTTTTGAGCCTTCTGAGCGTGCCAAAGCCGCTGGAGCTGCTGTTGAGATCGATATTGCTGGGATGCAGCCAGACGAGATGCGAATGGTTGAGTGGCGCGGTAAGCCGGTCTGGGTGGTGCGTCGTACACCTGAGCAAGTTGCCGAGCTGTCTAAAATTGATTCTGAGCTCGCAGACCCTGATTCTTTAAGGGATCCAGCCCAATTTACCCCTCCTTACGCCCAGAACCAATGGCGTTCAATTAAGCCTGAATACCTTGTTGTAGTTGGTATTTGCACCCATTTAGGCTGCTCTCCAACAGCGAAATTTGAGTCAGGCCCACAACCTTCTTTACCAAATACTTGGCCAGGCGGCTTCTTGTGCCCATGCCATGGCTCTACATTTGATATGGCAGGCCGTGTATTTAAGAATAAACCAGCCCCAGACAATATGGAAGTGCCGCCACATATGTATTTGAGCGATACCAAGATTCTGGTTGGCGAAGACAAGAAGGCCTAA
- the mscL gene encoding large conductance mechanosensitive channel protein MscL, with protein MAVLKEFRDFAVKGNVIDLAVGVIIGGAFGKIVDSLVNDIIMPFISTILGGHIDFTNLFLVLGKIPEGVPRTFDALKKAGVPIFAYGNFITISINFILLAFAIFQMVKVVNRIRTIDAPPVPPTPEDIVLLREIRDSLKGKKT; from the coding sequence ATGGCTGTTTTAAAGGAATTTCGGGACTTTGCCGTCAAGGGTAACGTCATTGATTTAGCGGTTGGTGTGATTATCGGTGGGGCGTTTGGGAAGATCGTGGACTCCCTAGTAAATGACATCATCATGCCTTTTATTTCAACCATACTTGGGGGTCATATTGACTTTACCAACCTATTTTTGGTGTTGGGCAAGATTCCAGAGGGCGTTCCAAGAACCTTTGATGCCCTCAAGAAGGCTGGAGTACCCATATTTGCCTATGGCAACTTTATCACCATCTCAATTAACTTTATCTTGCTGGCTTTTGCAATCTTCCAAATGGTGAAAGTGGTCAATAGAATTCGCACCATTGATGCGCCACCTGTACCGCCCACACCAGAAGATATAGTCTTATTGAGGGAAATTCGGGATAGCCTAAAGGGCAAAAAAACCTAA
- the tatC gene encoding twin-arginine translocase subunit TatC gives MTQNNPTEDSGLQESFLSHLFELRDRIIKSALAIIAVFVCLVYWAPDIFHLFSQPLLNALPSGGKMIVTDVTGSFFVPMKVTMLVAFLIALPVVMYQLWAFIAPGLYQHERKLIVPLVVSSYSLFIFGMAFAYFLVFPTVFEFMASYNAPLGAEMSTDIDKYLGFAMNTFLAFGLTFEVPVVVVVLVRMGMVPLAKLKEIRPYVIVGAFVISAIVTPPDVLSQLLLAVPMCLLYELGLLIARFYVPKSSDDESDDNKDGESKSPDTQTTV, from the coding sequence ATGACGCAAAATAATCCAACAGAAGATTCCGGATTACAAGAATCCTTCCTATCTCATTTATTTGAGTTGCGTGATCGCATCATTAAGTCAGCCCTAGCAATCATCGCGGTATTTGTCTGCCTGGTCTACTGGGCGCCAGATATTTTTCATTTGTTCTCACAACCACTTTTAAATGCTTTACCCTCCGGTGGCAAGATGATCGTGACTGATGTCACGGGATCTTTTTTTGTGCCGATGAAGGTCACCATGTTAGTGGCTTTCTTAATTGCGCTGCCCGTAGTGATGTATCAATTATGGGCTTTCATTGCGCCGGGGTTGTATCAGCACGAGCGCAAGCTGATCGTGCCTTTGGTCGTGAGTAGCTACAGCCTGTTTATATTTGGCATGGCATTTGCCTACTTTTTAGTGTTCCCCACCGTATTTGAATTCATGGCTAGCTATAACGCTCCCCTGGGTGCCGAGATGTCAACAGATATTGATAAGTACCTTGGCTTTGCCATGAACACCTTTTTAGCTTTTGGGCTTACTTTTGAAGTGCCTGTTGTGGTGGTGGTTTTAGTACGTATGGGTATGGTGCCACTAGCCAAGCTTAAAGAGATTCGTCCTTACGTGATCGTTGGCGCTTTTGTGATTTCAGCAATTGTGACGCCACCAGATGTGTTGTCTCAACTACTCTTAGCAGTGCCAATGTGCTTGCTCTATGAGCTTGGGCTTCTGATCGCTCGTTTTTATGTACCAAAATCTTCAGATGATGAGTCTGACGACAACAAAGATGGCGAATCTAAAAGCCCAGATACTCAAACTACCGTTTGA
- a CDS encoding porin: MKKSLFAVAAVTAFAGAAQAQSSVTVYGIVDMGYSNTSTRVNTSKVNSSAFTTNAETDSRLGFKGTEDLGGGTSAFFTIEAQLSGMNGGAPAYGTVTNATPNSANVIGGNRQTFVGLKKKGIGSGAIGTQYTPMHDSVAATDPGGSNNVIGSIIRPIGVAAANGAATTASGNHLVRTTNAIKFNSDKFAGFGLNALYSLNQSNSTQTGAQSTTAPAAGTAPTAIGGSNNYSGYGISADYTWKKLFATVAMNSFSQEQSLVGQSATTAALPGTESLGTQTNVKINDVYAAGTYDFGVLKAFAGYTNRKITGALNSNQYLKRSGQQIGVRSFITPAIEGWASIGNGKYQAFGTNEPTANFNAWQLGTNYYLSKRSNLYAIYGQSLTSSTSAQTQGAAGSQFALGVRHSF, encoded by the coding sequence ATGAAAAAATCGCTATTCGCAGTTGCAGCCGTAACAGCATTTGCTGGTGCAGCTCAAGCACAGTCAAGCGTGACCGTTTACGGTATCGTTGACATGGGTTATTCAAATACCTCAACAAGAGTTAATACCTCAAAAGTTAACAGTTCAGCTTTTACTACAAACGCTGAAACAGATAGCCGTTTAGGTTTCAAGGGCACAGAAGATTTGGGTGGGGGCACTTCTGCATTCTTTACTATTGAAGCTCAGCTTTCTGGAATGAATGGTGGTGCACCAGCTTATGGTACTGTTACAAATGCAACACCTAATTCAGCAAACGTTATTGGCGGCAATCGTCAAACATTTGTTGGTTTGAAAAAGAAGGGCATTGGCTCTGGAGCCATTGGTACACAGTACACACCAATGCATGACTCAGTTGCAGCAACAGATCCAGGTGGCTCTAATAACGTAATCGGTAGCATCATTCGCCCAATTGGTGTTGCTGCTGCTAACGGCGCTGCTACAACGGCATCAGGAAATCACTTGGTTCGCACAACCAACGCAATTAAATTCAACAGTGATAAATTTGCTGGCTTTGGTTTGAATGCACTTTACTCTTTGAACCAATCAAACTCTACTCAGACAGGGGCTCAAAGTACTACAGCTCCGGCAGCTGGTACGGCTCCAACAGCTATTGGTGGTAGCAATAACTACTCTGGTTATGGTATCTCGGCTGACTACACATGGAAGAAACTCTTTGCGACAGTAGCAATGAATTCATTCAGTCAAGAGCAATCACTTGTAGGTCAATCAGCAACAACAGCAGCGTTGCCTGGAACAGAATCATTGGGTACTCAGACTAACGTGAAAATTAACGACGTTTATGCTGCTGGTACTTATGACTTTGGTGTTCTCAAAGCTTTTGCTGGTTATACAAATCGTAAAATCACTGGTGCTCTCAATTCAAACCAGTACCTCAAGCGTTCTGGCCAACAGATTGGTGTTCGTAGCTTCATTACGCCAGCTATTGAAGGTTGGGCATCTATTGGTAATGGTAAGTATCAGGCATTTGGTACAAACGAGCCAACAGCTAACTTCAATGCTTGGCAGTTGGGTACAAACTACTACTTAAGCAAGCGCTCAAACTTGTACGCTATCTATGGTCAGTCTTTGACTTCGAGCACCTCCGCTCAAACTCAAGGCGCAGCAGGTAGCCAGTTCGCATTGGGCGTACGCCACTCATTCTAA
- the tatB gene encoding Sec-independent protein translocase protein TatB: MIDLGVSKLALIAVVALVVVGPERLPKIARMAGNLFGRAQRYMADVKSEVSRQMDVEEFKKLREESVSAFKDVESSIQSVTQEAGANLSDQADIFENSFTRAPLDEKEVLQKSIRQGRKSWGVRRAARPVWFKRSTGMRTRVQSGAARMKRFHHSAGK; encoded by the coding sequence ATGATTGATCTCGGAGTTTCAAAGCTTGCACTCATTGCAGTAGTTGCATTGGTAGTGGTCGGCCCGGAGCGACTTCCAAAAATTGCCCGTATGGCGGGTAACTTATTTGGAAGAGCACAGCGCTATATGGCTGATGTCAAATCTGAAGTCAGCAGGCAGATGGATGTTGAGGAGTTTAAGAAACTCCGTGAAGAAAGTGTCTCTGCCTTTAAGGATGTTGAGAGCTCTATTCAATCTGTTACTCAAGAGGCTGGTGCTAATCTTAGTGATCAAGCAGACATCTTTGAAAATTCTTTTACTAGAGCCCCCCTTGATGAAAAAGAGGTCCTACAAAAATCGATACGCCAAGGTCGCAAGAGTTGGGGTGTGAGGCGCGCTGCGAGACCAGTTTGGTTCAAGCGCTCTACGGGTATGCGCACAAGAGTTCAGTCTGGTGCTGCACGCATGAAGCGCTTTCACCATAGCGCGGGCAAATAA
- a CDS encoding phosphoribosyl-ATP diphosphatase produces MTSSANTPSNLDAALAHLADVVDQRRDAFKAGQADPKTSYTALLFSKGDDGILKKIGEEATEAVMAAKDARNANLAPEQQKLLVGEMADLWFHCLIALSQFGLRPEDVIAELESRLGTSGIEEKAARKAASKE; encoded by the coding sequence ATGACTAGTTCAGCGAATACCCCCTCTAATTTAGATGCTGCTTTAGCCCACTTGGCTGACGTAGTTGATCAGCGCCGCGATGCATTTAAGGCTGGCCAGGCCGATCCCAAGACCTCTTACACTGCCTTACTCTTCTCTAAGGGTGATGATGGGATTTTGAAGAAGATTGGAGAAGAGGCTACCGAAGCAGTGATGGCTGCCAAGGATGCTCGAAATGCCAATTTGGCTCCTGAGCAACAAAAACTCTTGGTTGGGGAGATGGCTGACCTCTGGTTTCATTGCCTAATTGCCCTTTCTCAGTTTGGTTTGAGGCCAGAAGACGTGATTGCTGAGTTAGAGAGCCGTCTCGGCACCTCAGGCATCGAAGAAAAAGCCGCCAGAAAAGCTGCAAGCAAGGAGTAA
- the hisF gene encoding imidazole glycerol phosphate synthase subunit HisF: MLTKRIIPCLDVTAGRVVKGVNFVGLRDAGDPVEIAKRYDTQGADELTFLDITATSDGRDLILHIIEDVASQVFIPLTVGGGVRAVADVRRLLNAGADKVSMNSSAVANPDLVSDAAAYYGSQCIVVAIDAKKTEAGNWEVFTHGGRTATGMDVVTWASEVAKRGAGEILLTSMNRDGSKDGFDLELTAAVSDAVSVPVIASGGVGNLQHLVDGITKGHADAVLAASIFHYGEYTVGQAKEYMASQGVPVRI, translated from the coding sequence ACGGCAGGGCGCGTTGTGAAAGGCGTGAATTTTGTTGGGCTGCGTGATGCGGGTGATCCTGTGGAGATTGCAAAACGTTACGACACTCAAGGCGCTGATGAACTCACCTTCCTAGACATTACTGCTACCTCTGATGGTCGTGATCTCATATTACACATCATTGAAGATGTTGCATCTCAAGTATTTATTCCACTGACTGTTGGTGGTGGTGTGCGCGCTGTAGCTGATGTGCGCCGCTTACTCAATGCTGGCGCTGATAAGGTGAGCATGAACTCATCCGCAGTGGCGAATCCAGATTTGGTGTCGGATGCGGCTGCGTATTACGGTTCACAATGCATCGTCGTTGCCATTGATGCTAAAAAAACGGAAGCAGGTAATTGGGAAGTCTTTACCCATGGGGGTAGAACTGCGACTGGCATGGATGTCGTTACATGGGCTTCTGAAGTCGCTAAACGTGGTGCTGGAGAAATTCTTCTCACCAGCATGAATCGTGATGGTAGTAAAGATGGTTTTGATTTGGAGTTAACTGCCGCAGTAAGTGATGCGGTGAGCGTTCCAGTGATTGCGTCTGGCGGCGTGGGTAATTTGCAGCACTTGGTCGATGGCATTACCAAGGGTCATGCCGATGCAGTTCTTGCGGCAAGTATTTTTCATTATGGTGAATACACTGTTGGTCAAGCAAAAGAATATATGGCAAGCCAAGGCGTTCCTGTTCGCATTTAA
- the tatA gene encoding Sec-independent protein translocase subunit TatA: MGSFSIWHWLIVLVIVMLVFGTKKLRNIGTDLGGAVKGFKDGMKTPEGAEEPKEQIQSAATSTEKTVDVQAKDLNK, from the coding sequence ATGGGTTCATTTAGCATTTGGCATTGGTTAATTGTTTTGGTGATCGTGATGTTGGTATTCGGTACCAAAAAATTGCGCAATATCGGCACAGATTTAGGTGGTGCTGTTAAAGGTTTCAAAGATGGCATGAAAACGCCTGAGGGAGCTGAGGAGCCTAAGGAGCAAATTCAGAGCGCTGCTACATCAACAGAGAAAACTGTGGATGTTCAGGCAAAAGACCTCAATAAATAA
- a CDS encoding cytochrome bc complex cytochrome b subunit, whose translation MAFHEKEVPADASGAQKLMAWVDSRLPVTEAFKRHMSEYYAPKNLNFFYIFGALAIVVLAIQIVTGIFLVMNYKPDAAKAFESVEYIMREVPWGWLIRYMHSTGASMFFVVVYMHMFRGLIYGSYRKPRELIWIFGCAIFLCLMGEAFFGYLLPWGQMSYWGAQVIVNLFSAIPLIGPDLSLWLRGDYVVGDATLNRFFAFHVIAIPLVLIGLVAAHILALHEVGSNNPDGIEIKDNLDANGHPIDGIPFHPYYSVHDVMYLGGFLMVFACIVFFAPEMGGYFLEANNFIPANPLETPTHIAPVWYFTPFYSMLRATTTNFLLPLWIFLAVILGMFALKSNNIKLKGACAAIALVLAVGFYAFDAKFWGVVIMGGSVVILFFLPWLDHSPVKSIRYRPQFHKYIYGVFIVSFIILGYLGIEPPSPVFEKISQICTIYYLGFFLAMPFWSKLGTFKPVPTRVTFKSH comes from the coding sequence ATGGCATTTCACGAAAAAGAAGTCCCAGCAGATGCTTCTGGAGCACAGAAGCTAATGGCCTGGGTGGATTCACGCCTACCAGTAACAGAAGCGTTCAAGCGTCACATGAGCGAGTATTACGCTCCTAAAAACCTGAATTTCTTCTATATTTTTGGTGCGCTAGCTATCGTTGTTTTAGCAATTCAAATCGTTACCGGTATTTTCTTGGTAATGAACTACAAGCCTGATGCTGCTAAGGCATTTGAGTCTGTTGAATACATCATGCGTGAAGTTCCATGGGGCTGGTTGATTCGCTACATGCACTCCACTGGAGCATCCATGTTTTTTGTGGTGGTTTACATGCACATGTTCCGTGGCTTGATCTACGGTTCATATCGCAAGCCACGCGAGTTGATTTGGATTTTCGGTTGCGCGATTTTCTTGTGCTTGATGGGTGAGGCGTTCTTTGGATATTTGCTCCCGTGGGGTCAAATGTCCTACTGGGGTGCCCAAGTGATTGTGAACTTGTTCTCCGCCATTCCATTAATTGGCCCAGACCTATCTTTGTGGTTACGTGGTGACTATGTCGTTGGTGATGCAACCCTAAATCGCTTTTTTGCATTTCATGTAATCGCTATTCCATTGGTATTGATTGGACTAGTTGCAGCCCACATCCTTGCATTGCATGAAGTTGGCTCAAATAACCCAGATGGTATTGAGATTAAAGATAATCTTGATGCTAATGGACATCCTATCGATGGTATTCCATTCCACCCTTATTACAGCGTTCACGACGTCATGTACTTGGGCGGATTCCTGATGGTATTTGCTTGCATCGTGTTCTTTGCGCCAGAGATGGGTGGTTACTTCCTAGAAGCAAATAACTTTATTCCTGCAAACCCACTTGAGACACCAACGCATATTGCGCCAGTCTGGTACTTCACACCGTTCTACTCTATGCTTCGTGCAACAACAACTAACTTCCTATTGCCGCTGTGGATTTTCTTGGCAGTAATTTTGGGAATGTTTGCACTCAAGTCGAACAACATCAAACTTAAGGGTGCTTGTGCTGCAATTGCTCTGGTATTGGCTGTTGGCTTCTATGCATTCGATGCGAAATTCTGGGGCGTGGTGATTATGGGTGGTTCAGTAGTAATACTGTTCTTCTTGCCATGGTTAGATCACTCACCAGTGAAATCTATTCGCTATCGCCCACAATTCCATAAGTACATCTACGGTGTATTTATTGTGAGTTTTATAATTTTGGGTTACTTGGGTATCGAGCCACCATCACCTGTATTTGAAAAGATTTCTCAGATTTGTACTATTTATTATCTGGGCTTCTTCTTAGCAATGCCGTTCTGGAGCAAGCTTGGCA
- a CDS encoding tetratricopeptide repeat protein: protein MASREFLKILQSARLGDVSAQQNLATAYLTGAFKTPIQPANALIWLEKSYLSYKNQALANKSLSDSEIFPTELLSQMIPELLEQVSTLPLAATVNSPAFSFGWDLFWELANTNVPASYAVQWQLAELLLNPIKKDLQTELTHWLLRQEDGIDFASLQKTAKEFLFQLAESETPFTNCAKELLIKLQPKDEALSSLWNTWLTEKNEAALIQAAELGLTSAKLTLGLRLAQFNELDPGENDLSTSGGKSNASLKKAAYWLELAAKDGNRDAWFALGEIYRRPQFSGYNAAESDHCLDHAADLGHPVAQFKRGAKLWRKREKVEEKVRGLQASYWIWQAHQQGVPEAKELLGKILENVPSPKNNDWFELAAYAEKALNHHAEHKLDKEWILLCHRLIIANQFNLSKAELLLCEVGQLQHEHCVVVDIRHELPKILPRLIQIDTTQQRRSLLAAGKVFAGSESDLEGSLRQRRYRFDRVSEWLTAAFSQDQTVV, encoded by the coding sequence ATGGCAAGCCGCGAATTCTTAAAAATCCTCCAATCAGCTCGACTTGGTGATGTTTCTGCGCAACAAAATTTAGCCACCGCTTATTTGACTGGCGCCTTTAAGACGCCGATTCAGCCTGCCAATGCATTGATTTGGCTTGAAAAATCTTATTTATCCTATAAAAATCAAGCACTTGCAAACAAAAGTTTAAGTGACTCGGAAATTTTTCCCACTGAACTTCTTTCCCAAATGATCCCGGAGTTGCTTGAGCAAGTTTCAACCCTACCGTTAGCTGCAACCGTCAACTCCCCAGCCTTTTCATTTGGATGGGATTTATTTTGGGAATTAGCCAATACAAATGTGCCCGCAAGTTATGCCGTGCAATGGCAACTTGCGGAGTTACTTTTGAATCCCATTAAGAAAGATCTGCAGACCGAGCTTACTCATTGGCTTTTAAGGCAAGAGGACGGCATTGATTTTGCATCCCTTCAAAAAACCGCAAAAGAATTTCTCTTTCAGTTAGCGGAATCAGAAACCCCATTCACCAATTGTGCCAAAGAACTGCTGATTAAGCTTCAACCAAAAGATGAAGCGCTCTCGTCACTTTGGAATACCTGGCTGACCGAAAAGAATGAAGCTGCACTAATACAAGCAGCAGAGCTTGGCCTAACAAGCGCCAAACTCACCTTGGGTTTACGTCTTGCGCAATTTAATGAGCTCGATCCTGGTGAAAATGATTTGAGTACTTCGGGCGGAAAATCTAACGCCTCGCTAAAGAAGGCTGCTTACTGGTTAGAGCTTGCTGCTAAAGATGGTAATCGCGATGCTTGGTTTGCTCTTGGGGAGATCTATCGTCGCCCACAATTTTCTGGATACAACGCGGCAGAGAGCGATCACTGTCTTGATCATGCGGCAGATTTAGGCCATCCGGTTGCTCAATTCAAAAGAGGCGCGAAACTATGGCGTAAACGCGAAAAAGTTGAAGAGAAAGTTCGTGGCCTGCAAGCTTCTTATTGGATTTGGCAAGCACATCAGCAAGGCGTACCCGAAGCCAAAGAATTGCTTGGAAAGATTCTAGAGAATGTACCCAGCCCAAAGAACAATGATTGGTTTGAATTAGCCGCTTATGCTGAAAAGGCATTAAACCATCACGCCGAACATAAATTAGATAAAGAGTGGATCTTGCTATGTCACCGACTCATCATCGCCAATCAATTTAATTTGAGTAAGGCTGAGCTATTACTGTGCGAGGTTGGACAGTTGCAGCACGAACATTGTGTCGTTGTCGATATTCGTCACGAGTTACCAAAGATACTGCCTAGATTAATTCAGATTGATACCACTCAGCAGCGTCGCTCCTTGCTTGCAGCGGGAAAAGTATTTGCTGGAAGCGAATCAGACTTAGAGGGTAGTTTAAGACAAAGACGTTATCGATTTGATCGAGTAAGTGAGTGGCTGACTGCCGCCTTCTCACAAGATCAAACGGTAGTTTGA